One Acidobacteriota bacterium DNA window includes the following coding sequences:
- a CDS encoding histidine ammonia-lyase, whose amino-acid sequence MTAAAMKISGEGMTLADFLSVARHPLRKTSLDPAAASRVAAARAWVEEITRTGPGGIRAAIYGCNTGFGINREIAIPEADLKRLSRNLLLSHASGVGPDFPEDVVRGAMLLRANALAKGLSGCRVEVVTTLLEMLNRGVTPCVPIYGSVGGSGDLAPLSHMAIVLSMDPDEADGKQGDYDSGRARFSENILPGAEAMARAGIPRLLLLEKEALALNNGTQFITSITALGCADASRIGSASTVAAAMTLEAIRGNADFTDERVNASRGFPGQVETAATMRRALAGSRLVFDHAADRDAYLKFLEEKRAGRAPAPFPKEGIHSPYSIRTCPQVIGASLDAIGFIRATLEREMNSANDNPLVFVDAPRDNKSFSAGNFHGAPVAMAADFLKIAVCEIGSSSERRAALLLDSKFNRGLPDFLIEDSGLNSGLMVPQYLAAGLVAENRVLAHPASVDSIPTGNGFEDHVSMGTHGARQAREIVSNVATIVAVELLCAFQALHLRQKLMAADGERFAPGRGTRAAIDAIRAIGVEPYTVDRSPAPDIDRLREAILAGRLTAEALIG is encoded by the coding sequence ATGACGGCGGCGGCCATGAAGATCAGCGGTGAGGGGATGACCCTCGCCGATTTCCTCTCCGTCGCGCGCCATCCCCTCCGCAAGACGTCGCTCGATCCGGCCGCCGCGTCGCGCGTCGCGGCGGCACGCGCGTGGGTCGAGGAGATCACGCGCACCGGCCCCGGCGGAATCCGGGCGGCGATCTACGGCTGCAACACCGGGTTCGGCATCAACCGCGAGATCGCGATCCCGGAGGCCGATCTCAAGCGCCTCTCTCGGAATCTCCTCCTGAGCCACGCGTCGGGGGTCGGCCCCGATTTTCCCGAGGACGTCGTGCGGGGGGCGATGCTCCTCCGCGCCAACGCGCTCGCCAAGGGTCTCTCGGGATGCCGCGTCGAGGTGGTGACGACGCTCCTCGAGATGCTGAACCGGGGGGTCACGCCGTGCGTGCCGATCTACGGCTCGGTCGGAGGGAGCGGCGACCTCGCCCCGCTCTCCCACATGGCGATCGTCCTCAGCATGGATCCCGACGAGGCGGACGGGAAGCAGGGGGACTACGACTCGGGGAGGGCCCGCTTCAGCGAAAACATCCTTCCGGGGGCCGAGGCGATGGCCCGCGCGGGGATTCCTCGCCTCCTGCTCCTCGAGAAGGAGGCGCTCGCGCTCAACAACGGAACGCAGTTCATCACGTCGATCACGGCCCTCGGATGCGCCGACGCGTCGCGCATCGGATCGGCCTCGACCGTCGCGGCGGCGATGACGCTCGAGGCGATCCGCGGGAACGCCGACTTCACCGACGAGCGGGTGAACGCGTCGCGAGGCTTCCCGGGGCAGGTCGAGACCGCGGCGACGATGAGGCGCGCCCTCGCGGGGAGCCGCCTCGTCTTCGATCACGCCGCCGATCGGGACGCGTATCTGAAGTTCCTGGAGGAGAAGCGGGCCGGACGCGCGCCCGCCCCTTTCCCGAAGGAGGGGATCCACTCCCCGTACTCGATCCGGACCTGTCCTCAAGTGATCGGCGCGAGCCTCGACGCGATCGGCTTCATCCGCGCCACGCTGGAGCGCGAGATGAACTCCGCGAACGACAACCCGCTCGTCTTCGTCGACGCCCCCCGCGACAACAAGTCGTTCTCGGCCGGAAACTTTCACGGCGCTCCGGTCGCGATGGCGGCGGACTTCCTGAAGATCGCGGTCTGCGAGATCGGCTCTTCGAGCGAGCGCCGGGCGGCGCTCCTCCTCGACTCGAAGTTCAACCGCGGCCTTCCCGACTTCCTGATCGAGGACAGCGGCCTCAACTCGGGGCTCATGGTGCCGCAGTACCTCGCGGCGGGGCTCGTCGCCGAGAACCGCGTTCTCGCGCACCCCGCGAGCGTCGATTCGATCCCGACGGGGAACGGCTTCGAGGATCACGTCAGCATGGGGACGCACGGCGCGCGGCAGGCCCGCGAGATCGTTTCGAACGTGGCGACCATCGTCGCCGTCGAGCTCCTGTGCGCCTTCCAGGCGCTGCACCTGCGCCAGAAGCTCATGGCGGCGGACGGCGAGAGGTTCGCGCCGGGGCGCGGGACGCGCGCGGCGATCGACGCGATCCGGGCGATCGGGGTCGAGCCCTACACCGTCGATCGGTCGCCGGCCCCCGACATCGATCGACTGCGCGAGGCGATCCTCGCGGGGCGGCTCACGGCCGAGGCGCTGATCGGGTAG
- a CDS encoding dihydrofolate reductase family protein, which produces MRKLKIIEHISLDGVIQHSADDGDFPYSDWTAPYRTPAGRDAVAAAHGERFDLLLGRRTYDIWSGFWPKAPSHPLADRLNAATKYVATHRSESLEWGPFEGIGPDLVEGVRRIKSQDGPGLVLSGSSTLTSTLLEHGLADEAVLIVSPVLLGTGKRFFREKTPARAFELVSTTATPSGVLLNTYKVAGPLKAG; this is translated from the coding sequence ATGAGAAAGCTCAAGATCATCGAGCACATCTCGCTGGACGGCGTGATCCAGCACTCCGCCGATGACGGCGACTTCCCTTACAGCGACTGGACCGCGCCCTATCGGACTCCCGCCGGCCGGGACGCAGTAGCGGCCGCGCATGGCGAGCGCTTCGATCTGCTGCTCGGTCGTCGCACCTACGATATCTGGTCGGGCTTCTGGCCAAAGGCGCCGAGCCATCCGTTGGCGGACCGCCTCAATGCGGCGACGAAATATGTCGCGACGCATCGTTCGGAGAGTCTTGAGTGGGGCCCGTTCGAGGGAATTGGACCGGACCTCGTCGAGGGCGTTCGCCGCATCAAGTCGCAGGACGGCCCGGGCCTCGTCCTCTCGGGAAGTTCCACACTGACATCGACGCTGCTCGAACATGGGCTTGCGGATGAAGCCGTGCTGATTGTCTCTCCGGTTCTGTTGGGCACCGGGAAGCGCTTCTTTAGAGAGAAGACCCCGGCACGCGCATTCGAGCTTGTCAGCACGACAGCCACGCCGTCCGGCGTCCTCCTCAACACGTACAAGGTCGCCGGGCCTTTGAAGGCCGGATAG
- a CDS encoding DUF11 domain-containing protein translates to MRQRKLRARARRGHHPLAAAAMAALVFVAGGSALAGTPTLTTITIDGNFGDWAAVLADPDNVFLDGPAGGRPDLDAPSDAYLDIDTVAFTWDATNLYFYIHRQGTVASVKYFWFFLDANNNGRMEQGEPMLRLEWHGSSRSTNLRRDSYAAVNTTVGDAISNAGVHDGYKLPGQNTNGPGIGNLNGGSLDGKSAEAVISWANVGVAAGSAMNIHISSTRNSAAIPSDVADNVGGTNYYTTVAFVPNRAVTTTPGTSAVMAHTITNTGNVADVFDLSFTTSGTFTPSSVTFYRDADASGTLTAGDTVLADTDADGKVDTGSVAGLGGVIRVLTVIATPNVAVGKVATVVGKATSSVDMSVSDTATDVVTLGGPVLTLLKSASRATATPGQSIAYTVTYTNAGNLDAQNVVLIDPVPSPAKYLPGSASGAGTAITYSHDGGATYDASQAGVVTHVKWTFAAGVAAAATGTVGFSVTVP, encoded by the coding sequence ATGCGCCAGCGGAAGCTCCGCGCCCGCGCGCGCCGCGGTCATCACCCTCTTGCCGCGGCGGCGATGGCCGCCCTCGTTTTCGTCGCGGGGGGCTCCGCCCTGGCGGGAACCCCGACGCTCACGACAATCACGATAGACGGCAACTTCGGCGACTGGGCCGCCGTCCTCGCCGATCCCGACAACGTCTTCCTCGACGGGCCGGCGGGGGGCCGCCCCGACCTCGACGCCCCCTCGGACGCGTATCTCGACATCGACACCGTCGCCTTCACCTGGGACGCGACGAACCTCTACTTCTACATCCATCGGCAGGGAACCGTCGCGAGCGTCAAGTACTTCTGGTTCTTCCTCGACGCGAACAACAACGGGCGCATGGAGCAGGGTGAGCCGATGCTCCGCCTCGAGTGGCACGGGAGCAGCCGCAGCACGAACCTGAGGCGCGACTCCTACGCCGCCGTCAACACGACCGTGGGCGACGCGATCAGCAACGCCGGAGTCCACGACGGCTACAAGCTCCCGGGGCAGAACACCAACGGCCCCGGGATCGGTAACCTCAACGGCGGATCGTTGGACGGGAAGTCGGCCGAGGCCGTCATCTCGTGGGCCAACGTCGGCGTCGCCGCGGGCTCCGCGATGAACATCCACATCTCGTCGACGAGAAACTCCGCGGCCATCCCGTCGGATGTCGCCGACAACGTGGGCGGCACGAACTACTACACGACCGTCGCCTTCGTTCCCAATCGCGCGGTGACGACGACGCCCGGAACCTCGGCGGTCATGGCGCACACGATCACGAATACCGGAAACGTCGCGGACGTTTTCGATCTGTCGTTCACCACTTCGGGGACGTTCACTCCCTCGTCCGTCACCTTCTATCGCGATGCCGACGCGAGCGGGACGCTGACGGCGGGGGACACGGTCCTCGCCGACACGGACGCCGACGGGAAGGTGGACACGGGGTCGGTGGCGGGGCTCGGAGGCGTCATTCGGGTCCTGACCGTCATCGCGACGCCGAATGTCGCCGTGGGGAAAGTGGCGACCGTGGTGGGGAAGGCCACGTCGTCGGTGGACATGTCCGTGTCGGACACCGCGACCGACGTCGTCACGCTCGGGGGGCCGGTGCTGACGCTGTTGAAGTCCGCGAGCCGCGCGACGGCGACGCCGGGGCAGTCGATCGCCTACACGGTGACGTACACGAACGCGGGAAATCTCGACGCGCAGAACGTGGTCCTCATCGATCCCGTCCCGTCGCCGGCGAAGTATCTCCCGGGCTCGGCCTCGGGGGCTGGGACGGCGATCACCTACTCGCACGACGGCGGGGCGACCTACGACGCGTCGCAGGCCGGCGTCGTCACCCACGTGAAGTGGACTTTCGCGGCGGGGGTCGCGGCGGCCGCGACGGGGACAGTCGGTTTCTCTGTAACCGTTCCCTGA
- a CDS encoding SRPBCC domain-containing protein: protein MSVKQEASGRRSLQVELEVPGTPEEVWQAIATGPGISSWFVPAEFEDRDGKPVALKLSFGPGMDPSSPLTAWDPPRMFAAQGEGWGGSPPIATEWSVEPRAGGVCIVRIVHSLFASTDEWDDQLEGTKSGFSGFLRNLRIYLTHFRGQRSAIRQLAAPVAGTEADAWGTLTAALGLKGFSVGQRWTAPAGVPALSGVVEYVTRNPYDALLRLDKPGQGVAALGVFTFPGGSQTMVAMSFYMYGDQAAGTVARMEPLWQAWVQERFPIPAEPGKSA, encoded by the coding sequence ATGAGCGTGAAGCAAGAAGCCTCCGGGCGCCGTTCCCTCCAGGTCGAACTCGAGGTCCCCGGCACGCCGGAGGAAGTCTGGCAGGCCATCGCCACCGGGCCGGGAATTTCGTCCTGGTTCGTGCCGGCTGAGTTCGAGGATCGCGACGGGAAGCCCGTCGCACTGAAGTTGAGCTTCGGCCCGGGCATGGATCCCAGTTCTCCTCTGACGGCCTGGGATCCGCCGCGGATGTTTGCCGCGCAGGGCGAGGGTTGGGGTGGCTCGCCGCCCATCGCGACCGAGTGGAGCGTCGAACCCCGCGCGGGTGGTGTGTGCATCGTCCGCATTGTCCATAGCCTTTTCGCCAGCACGGACGAGTGGGACGACCAGCTGGAAGGCACCAAGTCCGGGTTTTCAGGTTTCTTGCGCAACCTGCGAATCTATCTCACGCACTTTCGCGGCCAACGCTCCGCGATCCGGCAGTTGGCGGCTCCCGTCGCGGGAACCGAAGCGGATGCCTGGGGAACGCTGACCGCGGCATTGGGACTGAAAGGCTTCAGCGTCGGGCAGCGTTGGACGGCGCCGGCGGGTGTCCCGGCGCTCAGCGGCGTGGTGGAGTACGTCACCCGGAATCCGTACGACGCCCTGCTGCGCCTCGACAAGCCGGGGCAAGGCGTCGCCGCCCTTGGCGTCTTCACGTTCCCCGGCGGCAGCCAGACCATGGTTGCGATGAGCTTCTACATGTACGGCGATCAGGCGGCCGGAACTGTCGCCCGCATGGAACCACTCTGGCAAGCGTGGGTCCAGGAACGCTTCCCGATCCCGGCGGAGCCGGGGAAGAGCGCATGA
- the hisS gene encoding histidine--tRNA ligase, giving the protein MPDAPSGRVQARTVKGFRDILPHQIVARRGMIEKLRSVFESYGFVPLDTPALEYVDALLGLGEEGTKSLFRMTSPEGEEVALRYDLTVPLARVVSQYPNLPRPFRRYQVSPVWRADKPDPGRFREFIQFDIDSVGSPTVLADAEILLAMDEAFAALGLRAYRIRYSSRKILNALLKYARLDGESGVRTLRILDKLDKQGLKSVLLELGPGRVDASGDRISGLGLSRASIDAVERFVSLEGVPGCGRAGLLDAVEKLFASVDGAGEGIAELREIDKYLTAAGIPDSRVAVDLSIARGLDYYTGPIFEAILTDLPEFGAVFGGGRYDGLVERFLGTKVEATGASIGVDRLLAALDRLGLVPQGWATARVLTTVMDQGRIPDYLAMTQELRAAGIPAEIYMGGPAGMKKQFAYADKVGIPVVLIAGSNEFDAGTVSIKDLREGKQREGDAADREAWVKQRFGQRTVPRAEMIATIRSLLEAP; this is encoded by the coding sequence ATGCCGGACGCACCTTCGGGGCGCGTGCAGGCGCGAACGGTCAAAGGGTTCCGCGACATCCTGCCGCACCAGATCGTCGCGCGGCGAGGGATGATCGAGAAGCTGCGGAGCGTCTTCGAGAGCTACGGCTTCGTTCCCCTCGACACGCCGGCGCTCGAGTACGTGGACGCTCTCCTTGGCCTCGGCGAGGAGGGGACGAAGAGCCTCTTCCGGATGACGTCGCCGGAAGGCGAGGAAGTCGCCCTCCGCTACGACCTCACCGTCCCCCTCGCGCGCGTGGTTTCGCAGTACCCGAACCTGCCGCGCCCGTTCCGCCGCTACCAGGTCTCCCCGGTCTGGCGCGCCGACAAGCCGGATCCCGGCCGCTTCAGGGAGTTCATTCAGTTCGACATCGACTCGGTCGGGTCGCCGACGGTCCTCGCGGACGCCGAGATCCTGCTGGCGATGGACGAGGCGTTCGCCGCCCTCGGCCTCCGCGCGTACCGCATCCGCTACTCGTCGCGCAAGATCCTGAACGCACTCCTGAAGTACGCGCGCCTCGACGGAGAATCCGGCGTGAGGACGCTCCGGATCCTCGACAAGCTCGACAAGCAGGGGCTGAAGTCGGTCCTCCTCGAGCTGGGCCCGGGGCGCGTGGACGCGAGCGGCGACAGGATCTCCGGGCTCGGGCTCTCCCGCGCGTCGATCGACGCGGTGGAGCGATTCGTGAGCCTCGAGGGAGTGCCCGGTTGCGGCCGCGCCGGCCTCCTCGACGCCGTGGAAAAGCTCTTCGCATCGGTCGACGGCGCAGGGGAGGGGATCGCCGAGCTCCGCGAGATCGACAAGTACCTGACGGCGGCCGGCATCCCTGACAGCCGTGTCGCCGTCGACCTCAGCATCGCGCGCGGCCTCGACTACTACACCGGCCCCATCTTCGAGGCGATCCTCACCGACCTCCCCGAGTTCGGCGCCGTTTTCGGCGGCGGCCGCTACGACGGCCTCGTCGAGCGCTTCCTCGGGACGAAGGTCGAGGCGACCGGCGCCTCCATCGGCGTCGATCGGCTCCTGGCGGCCCTCGACAGGCTCGGCCTCGTCCCCCAGGGCTGGGCGACGGCGCGCGTCCTCACGACGGTGATGGATCAGGGGCGGATCCCCGACTACCTCGCCATGACGCAGGAGCTGCGCGCCGCCGGCATCCCGGCCGAGATCTACATGGGAGGCCCCGCCGGGATGAAGAAGCAGTTCGCCTACGCCGACAAGGTCGGCATCCCCGTCGTGCTCATCGCCGGCTCGAACGAGTTCGACGCCGGGACCGTGTCGATCAAGGACCTGCGCGAAGGGAAGCAGCGCGAGGGGGACGCGGCGGATCGGGAGGCCTGGGTGAAGCAGCGCTTCGGGCAGAGGACCGTGCCGCGGGCCGAGATGATCGCGACGATCCGGTCGCTCCTGGAGGCGCCATGA
- the polA gene encoding DNA polymerase I yields MATLFLIDGTYNIFRAYHATPKLTNSKGLPTNAAYAFTSMLRKLLNDERPVYVAVVFDTEKPTFRHVSFPEYKAHRPPPPDDLIPQFDLVYRVCAALRVPVMTKDGYEADDVMATLAEKAVAFGHDAVIVTSDKDLFQLVRPGVKILNPNKGNVLMDEAKVEEIFGVPPSQVVDVLALMGDASDNVPGVPGIGEKGARDIVKAFGSVDEAAKRSEGEFAAIGRMGKKYWNALHEHHAQALKCRTLVTVMRDAPVDLDLAALKTVGPDRAEAHRLFQELEFTALVDEFAPAAEGSLVHRTITTLPDLDAFLAGCRADGVLSVDTETTSPDPVKATLVGVSLCSRPAVAAYIPIGHAYLGAPVQLPLEEVLARLKPLLEDATLPKIGQNAKYEIIMFRRHGVELRGLEFDTMIASYVVDPSRRRHNLDDLARDLLGYKTITYEEIAGSGVKQVTLDSVDVETVARYAAEDAEVALRLRAKLAPMLVEREMEDLYEKMELPLVPILAAMEMAGVRVDKSVLRAMAGDLDRELKRLEGEIYEMAGVSFNIQSPKQLGDILFEKLELASKRKTAKSKALSTSQEVLEDLAAQHPLPAKVLEYRSLAKLKGTYVDALPLLVNETTGRLHTSFNQTVAASGRLSSSDPNLQNIPARTETGRKIRAAFVPDPGCVFIAADYSQVELRVLAHMADDPEMQDAFLKGEDIHRRTAAQIFDVMPPLVTDEMRRRAKTINFGVLYGMGPVRLARELSISRKAATDFIDQYFSRFPRVKEYMDRTVAGLERDGFVTTLFNRRRYFPEMKSGDRMLIQQALRAAVNSTIQGTAADIIKRAMIDIDAALAAGRLNSRMILQVHDELVVETPEAEVERVSRLVKERMEGACALTAPLVVDVKIGRSWMEVT; encoded by the coding sequence ATGGCGACCCTCTTCCTGATCGACGGCACGTACAACATCTTCAGGGCCTACCACGCCACCCCGAAGCTGACGAACAGCAAGGGGCTCCCGACCAACGCCGCGTACGCGTTCACCTCGATGCTGAGAAAGCTCCTGAACGACGAGAGGCCGGTGTACGTCGCCGTCGTCTTCGACACCGAGAAGCCCACCTTCCGCCACGTGAGCTTCCCCGAGTACAAGGCGCACCGCCCGCCCCCGCCCGACGACCTGATCCCCCAGTTCGATCTCGTGTACCGGGTGTGCGCGGCGCTTCGCGTGCCGGTGATGACGAAGGACGGCTACGAGGCCGACGACGTCATGGCGACTCTCGCCGAGAAGGCGGTCGCCTTCGGGCACGACGCGGTGATCGTGACTTCCGACAAGGATCTCTTCCAGCTCGTGCGCCCCGGCGTGAAGATCCTGAACCCGAACAAGGGAAACGTCCTGATGGACGAGGCGAAGGTCGAGGAGATCTTCGGCGTCCCGCCCTCCCAGGTCGTCGACGTCCTCGCGCTGATGGGCGACGCCTCGGACAACGTGCCCGGGGTTCCCGGCATCGGCGAGAAGGGGGCCCGCGACATCGTGAAGGCCTTCGGCTCGGTCGACGAGGCCGCGAAGAGATCGGAAGGAGAGTTCGCGGCGATCGGGCGCATGGGTAAGAAGTACTGGAACGCGCTGCACGAGCATCACGCGCAGGCTCTGAAGTGCCGTACGCTTGTGACCGTGATGCGCGACGCGCCGGTCGATCTCGATCTCGCGGCGCTGAAGACGGTCGGCCCCGATCGCGCCGAGGCCCACCGCCTCTTCCAGGAGCTGGAGTTCACCGCGCTGGTCGACGAGTTCGCCCCGGCTGCCGAGGGGTCGCTCGTGCACCGGACGATCACGACCTTGCCGGATCTCGACGCCTTCCTCGCCGGGTGCCGCGCCGACGGCGTCCTCTCGGTGGACACCGAGACGACGAGCCCTGACCCGGTGAAGGCCACGCTGGTCGGCGTCTCGCTCTGCAGCCGCCCCGCGGTGGCGGCGTACATCCCGATCGGCCACGCCTACCTCGGCGCCCCCGTCCAGCTTCCCCTCGAAGAGGTGCTCGCCCGGCTGAAGCCGCTCCTCGAGGACGCGACCCTCCCGAAGATCGGCCAGAACGCCAAGTACGAGATCATCATGTTCCGCCGGCACGGCGTGGAGCTGCGTGGCCTCGAGTTCGACACGATGATCGCCTCGTACGTCGTCGATCCGTCGCGGCGCCGCCACAACCTCGACGACCTCGCGCGCGACCTCCTCGGCTACAAGACGATCACGTACGAGGAGATCGCCGGGAGCGGCGTGAAGCAGGTCACCCTCGACTCCGTGGACGTCGAGACGGTGGCGCGCTACGCCGCCGAGGACGCCGAGGTCGCGCTGAGGCTCCGGGCAAAGCTCGCCCCGATGCTCGTCGAGCGCGAGATGGAGGATCTCTACGAGAAGATGGAGCTTCCCCTCGTGCCGATCCTCGCGGCGATGGAGATGGCGGGGGTGCGCGTGGACAAATCGGTCCTGCGCGCGATGGCCGGCGATCTCGACCGCGAGCTGAAGCGTCTCGAGGGGGAGATCTACGAGATGGCCGGCGTTTCCTTCAACATCCAGTCGCCCAAGCAGCTCGGCGACATCCTCTTCGAGAAGCTGGAGCTGGCGTCGAAGCGCAAGACGGCGAAGAGCAAGGCCCTTTCGACCTCCCAGGAGGTCCTCGAGGACCTCGCCGCGCAGCACCCGCTCCCCGCGAAGGTGCTCGAGTACCGATCTCTCGCGAAGCTGAAGGGGACGTACGTGGACGCCCTCCCGCTTCTCGTCAACGAGACCACCGGCCGGCTCCACACGTCGTTCAACCAGACCGTCGCGGCGTCGGGACGCCTCTCCTCGTCCGACCCGAACCTCCAGAACATCCCCGCGCGGACGGAGACGGGGCGAAAGATACGCGCCGCCTTCGTCCCCGACCCGGGGTGCGTCTTCATCGCCGCCGACTACTCGCAGGTCGAGCTGCGCGTCCTCGCCCACATGGCCGACGACCCGGAGATGCAGGACGCCTTCCTCAAGGGGGAGGACATCCACCGCCGCACGGCGGCGCAGATCTTCGACGTGATGCCGCCGCTCGTCACCGACGAGATGCGGCGTCGCGCCAAGACGATCAACTTCGGCGTCCTGTACGGCATGGGGCCGGTGCGCCTGGCGCGCGAGCTCTCGATCTCGCGGAAGGCGGCCACCGACTTCATCGACCAGTACTTCTCGCGCTTCCCGCGCGTGAAGGAGTACATGGATCGCACCGTCGCGGGCCTCGAGCGCGACGGATTCGTCACGACCCTCTTCAACCGCCGGCGCTACTTCCCCGAGATGAAGTCGGGCGACCGCATGCTCATCCAGCAGGCGCTGCGCGCCGCGGTCAACTCGACGATCCAGGGGACCGCCGCCGACATCATCAAGAGGGCGATGATCGACATCGATGCGGCGCTGGCGGCCGGACGATTGAATTCGCGGATGATCCTCCAGGTCCACGACGAGCTCGTCGTCGAGACCCCCGAGGCCGAGGTCGAGCGCGTCTCGCGCCTCGTGAAGGAGAGGATGGAAGGGGCGTGCGCGCTGACCGCGCCTCTCGTGGTCGACGTGAAGATCGGACGGTCGTGGATGGAGGTGACGTAG
- a CDS encoding alpha/beta fold hydrolase: MGQRPAAAPGRRVNDKLTPCRVSGVDEEVLCGRYEVYENRAAGTGRKIGLNIVVLPAKTPDVAPDPLVFLAGGGVAPATRYAGFLNRALSDLRLHRDILLIDQRGSGASNPLECDLPTDPASAEYRDEARFLAAVRRCRAELESKADLRFYTTPVAMDDLDEVRSWLGYPRLNLYGVSYGTQAAMVYLRQHPERVRSVVLHGVVPFDVPMWLEFPRSTEAALDLAFAACARQPGCHDAFPNLAQEFSALLTRLAEKPVEVKVSQTETGQEVEVPIDAEILRGFVVRLLFSAERIHDLPLLIHLAAAGDYQPIARRLASKEESGIPKGVYLSIVCNEELHFDAAAVPAAAAGTFLSDFRVRREILACGEWVRGWLPEDYWTPGQSNVPALILTGALDLATPPRYGERAARSFTNSRHLVLPNRSHNDTDPCVAQMEQAFVTAGRVEGLDTSCLARTEDLSFALHADELAD, translated from the coding sequence GTGGGACAGCGTCCCGCCGCGGCCCCCGGTCGCCGCGTGAACGACAAGCTGACACCCTGCCGGGTCTCGGGCGTGGACGAGGAGGTCCTCTGCGGCCGGTACGAGGTCTATGAGAACCGCGCCGCCGGAACAGGAAGGAAGATCGGTCTCAACATCGTGGTCCTGCCGGCGAAGACACCGGATGTGGCCCCCGACCCGCTGGTCTTCCTCGCCGGCGGCGGCGTCGCGCCGGCCACCCGTTACGCGGGTTTCCTGAACCGGGCGCTCTCCGACTTGAGGCTCCACCGCGACATCCTGCTGATCGATCAGCGGGGGAGCGGGGCCTCCAATCCGCTGGAATGCGATCTGCCCACGGATCCCGCGAGCGCGGAGTATCGCGACGAGGCCCGCTTCCTTGCGGCGGTCCGCCGTTGCCGCGCGGAATTGGAGAGCAAGGCCGACCTGCGCTTCTACACGACCCCCGTGGCGATGGACGACCTGGACGAGGTCCGCTCCTGGCTCGGGTATCCGCGGCTGAACCTCTACGGCGTGTCGTATGGAACCCAGGCAGCGATGGTCTACCTGCGCCAGCACCCGGAGCGCGTCCGGTCGGTCGTCCTGCATGGCGTGGTCCCCTTCGACGTGCCGATGTGGCTCGAGTTTCCCCGGTCCACCGAAGCGGCGCTGGACCTGGCCTTCGCCGCGTGCGCCCGGCAGCCGGGTTGCCACGATGCCTTTCCCAACCTCGCGCAGGAGTTCAGCGCACTCCTCACGCGCCTCGCCGAGAAGCCGGTCGAGGTCAAGGTGAGCCAGACCGAGACCGGCCAGGAGGTCGAGGTCCCGATCGACGCCGAGATTCTGCGCGGCTTCGTCGTGCGTCTCCTGTTTTCGGCGGAGAGAATCCACGACCTCCCCCTGTTGATCCACCTCGCCGCCGCGGGCGACTACCAACCGATCGCCCGGAGGCTGGCTTCCAAGGAAGAGAGCGGGATTCCGAAGGGCGTCTATCTCTCGATCGTCTGCAACGAGGAGTTGCACTTCGACGCCGCCGCGGTGCCGGCGGCAGCGGCCGGCACCTTCCTGAGCGACTTCCGTGTCCGCCGGGAAATCCTTGCCTGCGGCGAGTGGGTGCGCGGCTGGCTGCCGGAGGATTACTGGACCCCGGGCCAGTCCAACGTTCCCGCTTTGATCCTCACCGGAGCCCTGGATCTCGCGACGCCGCCGCGCTACGGCGAGAGGGCGGCGCGGTCCTTCACCAACTCGCGCCATCTCGTCCTGCCCAACCGGTCACACAACGACACGGACCCGTGCGTCGCGCAGATGGAACAGGCTTTCGTCACCGCCGGCCGCGTGGAAGGTCTGGATACGAGTTGTCTCGCGAGGACGGAGGATCTCTCCTTCGCGCTGCATGCGGACGAGCTGGCGGACTGA
- a CDS encoding helix-turn-helix domain-containing protein, producing MLDIHVIHDPAAAAVALEPMRSRLLSELAAPASAATLATRVGLPRQKVNYHLRALEAHGLVRLAQERKWGGLTERLLVATAASYIVSPSALGPVAMDPHREVDRLSASYLIALGARIVREVADLVRRAKKAGKRLATLAVDTEVRFRSPADRAAFSAELAEAITRLISKYHDESARGGRAHRLVVVAHPLPKTSDLKEPS from the coding sequence ATGCTCGATATCCACGTCATCCATGATCCGGCGGCGGCGGCGGTGGCCCTGGAGCCCATGCGGAGTCGACTCCTCTCCGAGCTGGCCGCGCCCGCCTCGGCGGCGACATTGGCCACGCGGGTCGGCTTGCCTCGGCAGAAGGTCAACTACCATCTGCGCGCGCTGGAGGCGCACGGGTTGGTGCGTCTCGCCCAGGAACGCAAGTGGGGCGGGCTGACGGAACGCCTGCTTGTGGCGACGGCTGCTTCCTACATCGTTTCGCCGAGTGCCTTGGGACCGGTCGCCATGGATCCCCATCGGGAAGTCGATCGGCTGTCCGCGAGCTATCTCATCGCTCTGGGCGCGCGGATCGTCCGCGAGGTGGCCGACCTCGTTCGTCGTGCAAAGAAGGCGGGCAAACGCCTGGCGACCCTGGCGGTGGATACCGAGGTTCGCTTCCGGTCGCCGGCGGACCGGGCGGCTTTCAGCGCCGAGCTCGCCGAGGCCATCACGAGGCTCATTTCGAAGTACCACGATGAATCCGCCCGCGGCGGCCGCGCGCATCGCCTGGTGGTCGTGGCGCACCCTCTGCCGAAAACATCCGATCTCAAGGAGCCATCATGA